In Syntrophorhabdaceae bacterium, the following proteins share a genomic window:
- a CDS encoding ABC transporter permease codes for MESPEKSNPLALFFPATGRETMRLVGSLGAMTIFFFTAFINIFRRKQLFEITSQVFSIGASSSLIVMLVGLFTGMVLGLQLFYTLVKFGSVGALGSAISLSLIRELGPVLTAIMITARAGSAMAAEIGILRISEQIDALYSMRIDPVRYLISPRVAASIISFPLLTSFFDLIGIAGGYITGVLLLGTNAGTYFYRVQSSVNMVDVRGGFIKSLVFAVIVSAICCFQGYFCHMRSDGYGAKAVGLATISAVVFSCVMILVADYVVTSFLM; via the coding sequence ATGGAATCACCCGAGAAAAGTAATCCTTTAGCCCTGTTCTTTCCCGCCACGGGCAGGGAAACGATGCGCCTTGTAGGCAGCCTGGGTGCGATGACCATCTTCTTTTTCACCGCCTTCATCAATATCTTCCGACGAAAACAGCTCTTCGAGATCACAAGCCAGGTCTTCTCTATCGGGGCGAGCTCTTCCCTCATCGTCATGCTTGTGGGCCTCTTCACGGGGATGGTGCTCGGGCTGCAGCTTTTTTATACCCTTGTCAAGTTCGGCTCTGTTGGGGCCTTGGGCTCTGCCATATCGCTCTCGCTCATCAGAGAGTTAGGACCCGTGCTCACGGCCATCATGATCACAGCGCGGGCCGGATCCGCCATGGCCGCTGAGATAGGTATCCTCCGCATCTCGGAACAGATAGACGCCCTTTATTCCATGCGGATCGATCCCGTTCGTTACCTCATCAGCCCTCGGGTCGCCGCTTCAATTATCAGTTTTCCGCTGCTCACCTCCTTCTTCGACCTCATCGGGATCGCAGGAGGATATATAACCGGCGTGCTTCTGCTCGGCACAAACGCGGGTACGTACTTTTACCGGGTTCAGTCATCGGTAAACATGGTAGATGTGAGGGGCGGCTTTATTAAATCCCTGGTTTTCGCAGTGATCGTCTCGGCCATTTGCTGTTTTCAGGGCTATTTTTGCCACATGCGGAGCGACGGATACGGGGCAAAGGCGGTGGGCCTTGCGACCATTTCCGCGGTCGTCTTCTCATGCGTCATGATTCTTGTGGCCGACTATGTGGTCACGTCATTTCTGATGTAA
- a CDS encoding ATP-binding cassette domain-containing protein yields METPLIEFQNVTKGFGDKTVLNRVNVKIYENEITTIIGKSGTGKSVLLKHIIGLLKPDEGTILFQGKPIDRMKKSEQERYRSEVAYLFQNNALLDSMTVFENVALPLRQTTNLQKKEIEKRVLKRIDDLELSEAVNKYPSELSGGMQKRVALARALVTDPKIVLFDEPTTGQDPIRKNMILSMITHYRRKFGFTAVLISHDIPDVFFISDRIIILWEGSVGFEGTYEEAMKQKLPLIDEFLRSLEGFQDELTGLLSREAFRVHYTAMLGTTPTVTTISAALFSVRLNLLHDALGPHASVAILRALGDYTNKYFNGIGGFSARHKRDEILTIFPHTTPEEASQLVSDFAKELEQGVLAGIESVAEGTIGTKECFELYIRAGVTEILPADEIDKIIERAEAKQEIIATYRCDSGGSAS; encoded by the coding sequence ATGGAGACACCTTTAATAGAGTTTCAAAATGTTACTAAGGGGTTCGGTGACAAGACCGTGCTTAACAGGGTCAATGTCAAGATCTACGAGAACGAGATCACCACGATCATCGGAAAGAGCGGCACGGGGAAGAGTGTGCTTCTCAAACACATCATCGGACTTCTTAAGCCCGATGAAGGCACTATTCTCTTTCAGGGAAAACCGATTGACAGGATGAAGAAGAGCGAACAGGAAAGATACCGAAGCGAGGTCGCATACCTTTTTCAGAATAACGCGCTCCTCGATTCCATGACGGTCTTTGAAAACGTGGCCCTCCCCCTTCGACAGACTACAAACCTCCAAAAAAAGGAAATTGAAAAAAGGGTTCTAAAAAGAATCGATGACCTGGAACTTTCTGAGGCCGTGAACAAATACCCTTCCGAGCTTTCAGGCGGGATGCAGAAAAGGGTGGCGCTCGCACGGGCCCTGGTGACCGACCCCAAGATCGTGCTCTTCGACGAGCCCACAACAGGCCAGGACCCGATCCGAAAGAATATGATTCTCTCTATGATCACCCATTACCGGAGAAAATTCGGGTTCACTGCCGTCCTCATTAGCCATGATATCCCTGATGTCTTTTTTATCTCAGACAGGATTATTATTCTCTGGGAAGGCTCAGTGGGTTTCGAGGGTACTTACGAAGAAGCTATGAAGCAGAAGCTTCCGCTCATCGATGAGTTTCTCAGAAGTCTGGAGGGTTTTCAGGACGAGCTCACGGGGTTACTCTCCCGGGAGGCGTTCAGGGTCCATTACACGGCCATGCTGGGAACCACACCGACGGTGACGACCATTTCAGCGGCCTTGTTCAGCGTTCGATTGAATTTGCTCCATGATGCCCTGGGACCGCATGCATCGGTGGCGATCCTGAGGGCACTTGGCGACTATACGAACAAGTATTTCAACGGCATCGGAGGTTTTTCCGCCCGCCACAAGCGAGATGAGATCCTCACCATATTTCCTCACACAACCCCCGAGGAGGCAAGTCAGCTGGTAAGCGACTTTGCGAAGGAACTTGAGCAAGGGGTTCTCGCCGGCATAGAGAGCGTTGCCGAAGGGACCATAGGTACCAAAGAATGTTTTGAGCTCTATATACGCGCCGGGGTCACGGAAATTCTTCCCGCCGACGAGATAGATAAGATAATTGAGAGGGCTGAGGCAAAACAGGAAATTATTGCAACATACCGATGCGATTCCGGAGGTAGCGCTTCATGA
- the mlaD gene encoding outer membrane lipid asymmetry maintenance protein MlaD encodes MKKYSMETAVGIFVVIGLVCVGYMAIKLGKVSFLGEKTYPLYARFTSVSGLRAGSAVEVYGIEVGAVKSLTIDNERQMAVIEMDINKDMTIYDDASATIKTSGLIGDRYVKIEPGGAGTALKPAGFITQTSVPADIEDLIGKYAFGDVKKDPDKNQDKPIR; translated from the coding sequence ATGAAGAAGTATTCCATGGAAACCGCTGTAGGCATTTTCGTCGTGATAGGACTCGTTTGTGTGGGGTATATGGCGATCAAACTCGGGAAGGTATCCTTTCTCGGGGAAAAAACTTATCCGCTCTATGCACGATTCACATCGGTCTCTGGGCTTCGCGCGGGCAGCGCGGTCGAAGTATACGGGATCGAAGTGGGCGCAGTAAAGAGTCTCACCATAGACAACGAGAGGCAAATGGCAGTCATTGAAATGGACATCAATAAGGACATGACGATCTATGACGATGCGTCGGCCACCATTAAGACTTCGGGCCTTATCGGCGATAGATATGTCAAGATCGAACCGGGCGGTGCAGGCACGGCCCTCAAACCCGCCGGTTTCATTACGCAGACATCGGTGCCGGCGGACATTGAGGATCTCATAGGCAAGTATGCCTTCGGAGACGTTAAGAAGGACCCCGATAAGAACCAGGACAAACCGATTCGATGA
- a CDS encoding ABC transporter substrate-binding protein — protein MKRWVAATMCAMLLIIPVLCVAGVALDTVKANVNSVIEVLRDQKLKGEGGKKVKEQRIEAAAEKLFDFVELSKRTLGLNWNRLNPEQRKEFVELYKTILKNAYVDKIMAYDNEQVNFTREISLSENTAEVQSTVAARNAETPINYRVVKRDNEWKVYDVVIEGVSLISNYQTQFREILGNNPPETLLQTLRKKVGNK, from the coding sequence ATGAAAAGATGGGTAGCGGCGACTATGTGCGCCATGCTCCTGATTATACCTGTTTTATGCGTGGCAGGAGTCGCCCTGGACACGGTCAAGGCCAATGTGAACAGCGTGATTGAAGTGTTGAGAGACCAAAAACTCAAAGGGGAAGGGGGAAAAAAGGTGAAGGAGCAGAGAATCGAGGCGGCAGCCGAGAAGCTCTTTGACTTTGTGGAACTTTCCAAGAGGACCCTGGGGCTCAACTGGAACAGGCTCAACCCGGAGCAACGCAAAGAATTTGTGGAACTCTACAAGACGATACTCAAGAACGCCTATGTGGATAAGATTATGGCCTATGACAATGAACAGGTAAATTTCACCCGGGAGATATCGCTTTCGGAGAATACAGCGGAGGTCCAAAGCACGGTCGCTGCGAGAAACGCAGAAACGCCGATCAATTACCGGGTTGTCAAGCGCGACAACGAGTGGAAGGTATACGACGTGGTGATCGAAGGGGTGAGCCTCATCAGCAACTATCAGACACAGTTTCGGGAAATCCTTGGAAACAATCCGCCCGAAACCCTGCTCCAGACGCTTCGCAAAAAGGTCGGCAATAAATAA
- a CDS encoding VacJ family lipoprotein: protein MAQVSAYDRKTVRSRALGVCLGLTLLLFQSALPAHAAEPASGQEPKATGAGEGEAVAPAPVTNAGPQDEYGNVTEEEVKGGEAPRIADPIEPWNRAIYHVNDKLYFWLLKPVTRGYKYVLPESLRIIVSNFYENLKTPIRFVNNLLQGRPVYAGKEVIRFLINSTVGVAGFKDCAKECLNITGRDADFGQTLGKYGLGFGFYIVWPVLGPSSPRDTVGFAADWWLKPQTYLTTQLITPETAALYAHEEVNDTSFHLGDYEALKQAAIDPYVAMRDAYVQYRIKRISEK, encoded by the coding sequence ATGGCCCAAGTATCGGCGTATGACAGAAAAACCGTGCGGTCTCGCGCATTGGGCGTGTGCCTCGGATTGACGCTTCTTCTGTTTCAAAGCGCATTACCTGCTCACGCAGCCGAACCAGCCTCAGGCCAGGAACCCAAAGCAACGGGCGCAGGTGAGGGAGAGGCCGTAGCCCCCGCGCCCGTTACAAACGCGGGGCCACAGGACGAGTATGGCAACGTGACTGAAGAAGAAGTAAAAGGCGGCGAGGCCCCCAGGATCGCGGATCCTATCGAGCCGTGGAACAGGGCCATATACCACGTGAACGATAAACTGTATTTCTGGCTCTTAAAGCCGGTGACCAGGGGATATAAATATGTTCTACCGGAGAGCCTCAGGATAATCGTGAGCAATTTCTATGAGAACTTGAAGACCCCAATCCGGTTCGTCAACAACCTTCTCCAGGGAAGGCCGGTATATGCGGGCAAGGAAGTGATCAGATTTCTTATTAACTCCACAGTGGGTGTGGCGGGATTCAAGGACTGTGCGAAAGAGTGCTTGAACATTACGGGCCGCGACGCAGATTTCGGCCAGACGTTAGGGAAATATGGCCTGGGGTTCGGTTTCTACATCGTCTGGCCCGTGCTCGGCCCTTCTAGTCCCCGTGATACGGTGGGGTTTGCGGCTGACTGGTGGCTGAAGCCTCAAACCTATCTAACGACCCAGTTGATCACGCCTGAAACCGCGGCTCTCTATGCCCACGAAGAGGTAAATGACACATCGTTCCATCTGGGTGATTACGAGGCCCTCAAACAGGCGGCCATCGATCCCTACGTGGCCATGCGCGACGCCTACGTGCAGTACCGCATTAAAAGGATATCCGAAAAATAA
- a CDS encoding 4-oxalocrotonate tautomerase family protein, whose amino-acid sequence MPYVNIRITREGATAEQKARLIDGTTKLLFDVLGKKPESTFVVIDEVDTDNWGVSGITVTAMRREGK is encoded by the coding sequence ATGCCCTATGTCAATATCAGAATCACCAGGGAAGGCGCTACGGCGGAACAAAAAGCGCGGCTTATAGATGGGACAACAAAGCTACTTTTCGATGTCTTGGGGAAGAAACCTGAGAGCACGTTTGTTGTGATCGATGAAGTGGATACGGACAACTGGGGCGTGTCAGGCATAACCGTCACTGCCATGAGACGTGAGGGAAAATAG